ttttgCTTTCCGTATACTTGCTAAAATATCAATCTCATGTCATGATTTGCTTACTTCAAGGTATTTATCCTCATTCTTTTCAGAAATTGTTTGAGGAGGGAGTCGATAAAAAATACTCCTTTATTGGGTTCGCAATATTACTGATTTTGATTTCCGGTGTGTGCACGCTGCTGACGTCATTGAACAGTTATCATTGGCTTATGTTAAAAagtcaaaggtcatgctgagatgacctcctacggggtgttgttagatattgtattgcagtgtatcgtagagtggCTCAGAGACCTAATGTCGGGCATGGCACATGCTGAGATAAAGGGCTACCTGATTTGTGCAAGTGAATGACTTTGACTTATCTCCAGGGTTACAGTGGTCAAACATGcttaaaacattttaacaaagttCTTCTGAAAACTCGAAAGACTTAGAATGATGTCATTTGGCCAGTGATATGCTGGGATGAATTACCTTCATATATTCTTTAAGGTCAcagatacaattttttttagatgttttCACCTTCAACCCTCTTCTGATTAATGCCAAGGGAGCGACACAGGCCTATTGGGTCTCTTGGTTTTAGTTAAGCCGACATGCAGAATACCAGGAATGCTACTTCACACACCGTGGCCAGGCGCGGTCATACCTGAATGACCACCAGGTAAGTtccaggtaaaaaaaaatcgtcactTACTTGTATTTGGTAAATTTCAAATCCATCACTTCACACATTACAATGTTCTGGAAAATGGAAGAGGGGGACATTATCTCCTAAATGCTGGCTACAAGTATTACAAGAACGTCCAATATAGTGTACTTGGGATGTGTTAATTAGAAGAGATCTTAATTACAATGCATCATTAACCACTGTAGATAATATTCCTGTTGGAAATTATTGACAGAATCACAGCCATCAGCCCGCCACTCTTGGTCTTGCTGCTGATGATGTGTTTGTAGAAAACCCGAAGAAAAGATGTAGATGAAATTTCACCGGTACCATCACTATATGATGAAGAATAGGAAGTTCGATGCAGATGTCAAAACTTTGATAGAGAAAATTCCTAGCAAGACCAAGGAGGGAAAAGGCCAatgtttgttggtttgtttgtttgagttttacgacccatcgacaactagggtcatttagggccaaacaatgatatcgttttgattttatatgttaaaatcagataaaattggtcattttaaaaagcatttgtattgtatatttagatcattatgataaaattgataattggttaaaaatggcctgaagaagcctgagagggcagaaaggccttgcggcaaagtctgttttttgttattttttatacattcaccttcgcaaggacagacagatttcaatttcttatatactatatatatatatatgtatacgaATGGGCCATGTAactctgtaacatatattaaACGTCAAAGGGAGAAAGGTAAAATACATTAAAGACTATAGATTAGATCAATTTCTTCCAAGTAGCTCAATAATGTTTTtgaatccacggaactgaatagagttttcatatccgggactcgaaagtatttatcacgaatatgtttgaaatcggaattttccattaaaaaatgctccactgtgaattgagcatcacatgcatgaCATATTGGTGGAGCTTCTCGTTttaaaaggaacgaatgagttGGGTATGCGTGCCcagtacggagccgagagaggactatttcctctctacgatccttccgaccCGGAGTAAACGCTTTAAGTTTCGGttgtattttaaaaagtttgttgttcgtctcgagagaccagcgttgctgccatttactcttgatggcagaactaattataggtttgaaatctgtatatggtattttgatatttgtttgttgcagatttaaaGCATGTTTTGCTTGGCGATCAACAatttcgttgcctttaattccgacattcGTGAAAAGGCCAAGTACCAGCGCTTTGATACTAGATTGTGCAACGAGAAGGAGAGATTTGGGAATGGCGAACTTGGCGTTTACGCTTATGCTGACGCAGCTTCtcattaaattaatctgaacaTATTCGCTTGAAAATTTTTTACTGCAATATAATCTGTGATATGAAAATTTTGCTATTATATTTACAgctatattataattaattgtccagtgtttgtacgcagaatgcagctttctgattggttgagctTTTTTTCCATACATCTATCATGTCTATGAACAAAATCTGAAAACGGCGTgaaatatgtgacgtcacaatacggccattgacattgcgtattgatttctgaaaaaaatcccttataagatcagttcaattgtacataaaacatgttttaattttgaaaatcaatttcaaaaattaattataagcgttgatgtcaattattttttagtttcatgggggtatggaaaaaaatatttgcaaacgcggattcatacagtttgcaaacaatttgttttcataccccaatgaaactttaaaaaaaatgatatcaatgcttaaataatgaattatctTAGTAATTGGGCATTGATTTTTACCTTTTGCTTTATTAGCATATACAACGTAAATTATACTTGTCAAGATAGTGTTTTAGCTAGACCTGTAGTTACCTAGTGTTTGTGTTAAATACCAGTGCTCATTCTTAAATTATAAGATATGTATTATCATACAACTTCTGTGATAATTCAACTGTTTCTTTTTTCATGAATTTATAATGTTTTctcatcaaatatataaaacataaaatcataTTGATATACGAAGTGATTTTTCTATAAtggtaaatgtttaaaataaaatggtgAAGTCTTATGAGTGATTGTTAAAATTATGTTTGAATACAAATAAGTTATGATATGAACTACATTTTTTACATccattttctttataaataaatgatattgatcaataaatatttattttagataCAATATAAGTGTGGTAGTTTAGATTAatattcatttaagcattgaactgttaccaaatggtagtatacagtcgatatgaatacaatttgggtgacagataaatagaatgtcgcccgttagggcgacatgaaatatttatctgtcacccaaattgtattcatatcgactgtatactaccatttggtaacagtttaatgcttatatttacattcataattttattttatttactgtagcttaagacgcgtttaaatttgccgcttctcctatcactgacgtcatcaagttcaaataccggaacagccgaaatttccagaaggaataatatagtccctcatgtcgttaacaatagcaatcacatggaatgttttttgcacaatttggctttatattatattttataaacgtttgttgatattttcaaattgttcacaattgcataatttctgattgtttaaaaataaagccgtttttcggcgcatgatatacggttaacatttagaagtgatgcggcgttgaatgggtactgcacaggacagactcgattactcggaaacactt
The Pecten maximus unplaced genomic scaffold, xPecMax1.1, whole genome shotgun sequence DNA segment above includes these coding regions:
- the LOC117321017 gene encoding uncharacterized protein LOC117321017, encoding MTTRSIGVAGLLFLAFTSTVSPWFALPGIVLVGTGGQSLLLSDYIQIPVSLQRGSSIYIGLMNGCYDSSVLTFMLVKKLFEEGVDKKYSFIGFAILLILISGVCTLLTSLNSYHWLMLKSQSMFCLAINNFVAFNSDIREKAKYQRFDTRLCNEKERFGNGELGVYAYADAASH